GCTCTGGCCACCATGGCCATGCCAGCCATGTCTCTGGCCACCATGGCCATGCCAGCCATGTCTCTGGCCACCATGGTCATGCCAGCCATATCAGCCACGGCTCTGGCCACCAAGGCCATGCCAGCCACAGCTCTGGCCACCAAGGCCATGCCAGCCACAGCTCTGGCCATCAAGGCAATGTCAGTCACTGCTCTGGCCACCAAGGCCATGCCAGCCATGGCTCTGGCCAACACGGCTGTGTCAACCACAGCTCTGGCCATCATGGAATCAACTATGGGAAGGCAAGTATTTCATTAACTTGTCTCAAACACAATTCAAAATTTTCTTAACCTtgattttgaataaaatgaCAGGATATGCTTATTCTATTATCTCTTGCTTACAGAACTGCTAAACAAGCAAAACTCAGCAATTAGCCCCAGCTAACTCAAGACCAGAAACTGGGGATTCGATGCTGCTGATTAACTTATAATTATGTTTAAAATATAGTATTTCAAAAATAATGTCCAACTACTAGCATAGCTAAGCAGCATTTCCAGGTGGATATGGTTCAGCGAGTGTTATGCAAGAATGGACCAATGTCGTTATTGTACTATGCGTTTTGCTTATGAATGAACAGTGTGTTATGCACTAATGTCAAAAAGCTCCTGCAGACTTTTCCAACCATATGTTTACCAATGAACCAAAAGCTTCTGACACTGATTATCAAACCCTCTGGAAAAGGGATTACTGTTTGTCTGTCTCCTGGTCTGCGCCTAAGAAAAAGCCGCCTTTTGACTTCTACATTAAAAAATCATCACTCCCTTAAAACAACATAGTAACACGAAGAACCTTGAAGATTGAAACAACAGTCAAAATTTTGCAAGTTGCAACTACCTTACTTGTGTTTGTAATTCGTCTAATCCATGTGGCTTTGCAGAGTAATGAATAAGTAACAACTACTGAGCTGGTTTCTAAGCGAGGGACTAAGCAAAGAGAAAGAGATCATGTTGATCTTCAACAGTTCAACCCCTCAAAATCAAATCAGGTTATAACACTTTAGTATCGCTAATGGTAAAAACAGGAGTTAACATTAACCAGAACCAATGGCATCCATGCAAAATCCAAATCAGGTTATAACACTTGAGTATCACTAATGGTAAAAAACAGGAGTGAACATTAACAAGAACCAATGGCATCGATGCAATTCCATAGTTGAAGGATAATAGTATCAATAACGGGGATTAGTTTGTCATAAAAGTCGAGGATTTGATTGACCATATCTCCCCCTAATTTACCataaatataaaagaaaatttgAAAACTACTTCCCAATTCGAGCAGCTATCATGGCAACTCTATGCAATAAAAAATTCCCAATAGAAACTGCAAACCCAGAACTGGCTCTGGTCTCACTTTTAGACTCAATGGCTTTGAAGACAAATTTAAGCAGCTATAAAGATCACATGGAGGGATTGGATCCTGGAGGCATAATTTAAGAAAGCAATAGCAAGTACTGAGTGCTGACTGTATAACAAGAAATTATTGCAACTGCTGGGTAGCATTCATTTCCTAGTGGCAATTATGACCTTAGTGAGACTATCTGAACCCCTCCACACAttcaagagagagagagagagagagaaaaagtagGGTTCAGAAAAAAATATGAAACTgtgaaaccaaaaaaaaaaaaacaatatattCACCACTACTTCCATAGCTCCCTGAGTTTTTCACAACTTATTCCAAACTTGCTTCATCAGTGTTGGATATGAAGTAATACATCAAACCTTGTCAGTGTAATATCCTATTTTTAAACTGCGTTAACAACTCAcaataaaaatgaaaacatCAGGCATAGGTTAAATATTGCTTGCTATATCCTGTGAATTTTATTCCTTTTTACTCCTTCATAACCCCATCGTCCCGTATCCTTCCCAAAAAGGCGATGGGACAAAGTCTGTCTATTTACCATTAGACCATTACAAACTCTACTTTGATTCTGGTATAAATGTTGAAATTGTCCATGCTCCAGTTGTTTCGTTATTCTAGATAGTCCAGATTTTCTCTAGTCCAATTTCAACTCCTGGATCCTAACAGTACTGAATACACTACCTAACTATATGTCACAATCAACTAATATCCCAGGGAGTAATGTGGCTCCCAAGGCTATTCTTGGAAAGAGAACtgaaatttatttaaaaaatcttCTCTGGCTTTTGGATTATTATGAACTAATTAAACAGTGGCTCGTTAAATTGTCCGCATATCCTATTTAACAGACAGATCTtgcatataaaataaatatcaacTAGAAATGACCTTTTTGTTAAGGCAGGAATACTGAAGCTAACATCAAATAAGAATTTCTTCGACAAAATTGGGGTAATGTTAATGTCAATATACGAGTAAATAGTCTTTTAAAGCTTCCTATTTTTCATGACTAGATTTTGAAGTTGCTCTTCAATTTGTTTGCTCAAGTGCTCATTCTTTTTATCTACACCGTCCAAACTGATATATTCCTCCTTTCCATTACAGTTATCCTCTGCAGCTGATCTCTAGCAGTTATTCTGAACCACTTGCGCTTTTATATCGATTTTTATAAACAAAGAATCTTACTACTTTGTGCCTTCTATAAATTGTTGCAGGTCCCTCAACAGCatcaagcaagaaaaaaaactcaaaaggaaATCTCATCAAATAAAAATCCTTCAACATTCTCAATATAATGGTCTCATCCAAACTGCAAAAACCCACAAATGAAGAACACAAATTTACACAGAAAATATCAGAGGTGACTGCTTGGGGAAACAGGATGCTTGGACACAAACAACAGGAACACCAAGCAGTGGCCAAACACTGTACCACATGCAAGTGCCCAGCACCGAAAGACACAAAACCAACATGTACTCACATACAGAAGAGAGAACATGCTAGCACCGTAGCTGCCAAAGACATGAAATCCAGTGCGTACACTGAgacaaagaagaaagaaaaggaaggaCATCCAAGTACAGTCCATAAGGATGCCAAACATACTTCTTGCATTGAGCTGAAGAAGAAGGAAAAGCAGCAAACAACAAATGTTCAAACAAAGGATTCTGAGCAGCCTGTTGGTGCTGAGATGAAGAAGACGGACAAGAAGGAACAACATGCAAAAGGCAACACAACTAACACATTGAGCAAGAAAGTTCACAAGGATGAACCAACCAACCACTGGTTTTCAAGCATGGCAGATCATTGGAAGGAGAAGATCATGATGATGAAGAAGGCCAAGGAAGGCAAGTCAAAAGATAGCAGTAGCACCAGTGACAGCGACAGTGAAGAAGAGTCCTGTGGGATAATAAAGGTATgtattcaaaattttcaaatagAAGATATCCCCTCAACTTCCTACACCAACTTCCCAGCATGAATCCCACAAATATCTGCATATTGCTAGTAAACATGCATAGCAGAGGCCAGAGAGTGCATGAAAGAAATTATAGAAGGCCTTCTTTTGTAGTCTACTATTAGAATTCCTTGTCTAAAGTCCATTCCACCCCTTTTCCTCCCACTCCCCCTCCCTCTAAATCCTCCCCTCGAAGTTGTGACCTTCTTGACTGTCCAACCCATGCaatttgatttatttatttatttttgcctTACCTTGCAGACAGACAAGAGACACTACCAAGGGACCAAAACCTCGTCTAAGTGAAAGAGGCTACTGCAGAATCAACAAGGAACAAGATAATAAGGAACTATGGACCGTATAGTATTGCTTAAGTACAAGCTTTTATAATTTGATTTCCTATTTCCTCTAATTCCAATTACTTCAAATATTAATTTCGAACAATAAGATTCTTTACCTATTTTAAGATAGAATTTTCTTTTAGTTTATGAATGTCTTACTGTTTGTAAAAGCTTACCGTTATGGTCATCTTACAACTGGAACATAGACTTGGTTGTGCATTGTCacatattacggagtactagtTTACTAATTACTAAAAGTATTTTTTTCTCAATTATGGTCAAGAACCAACCCCGCAAAAGACAAAGCGAAAAACATTGTCTAATATAATTGAAAACTCCTATTCCGTTAACATGCTTAAGTATCCAATTCCATTTGAGCAAGCTTTTGATGAACATATATGTACAATGAGAAAAAGATAGAAAAGAAGAACATCTCAATGTTTAGTAAAATCCAAATGGGTCTTGCAAGGAGCCAAACCCTGATCCACAATTTGGCAACTCTGTGCCCAGCCTATACCATGAGACACGACATTTTGAGCGGAACAGATAATCATGATTCATGACACTGAACCCTAAAATTGGATGCTGAACGGAAAATAATCAGTCATACTGCTATATAAAGCTGCCAATTTATCCACAAAATTCAACCAGGGGAGCAAATGCATAAACCATTACTTCTGCATAGAAACCATTAAACAAATGCAATATTCTGACAAGGTACACAAACTGCAAAATGTTTAGGAGCGCTCTCTAAAACTAATTTTACAAACTtataaacataaaacaaaaaggAACTGTCATGAAGTGGTGTGCCTATAACAATCAGCCACtattaaaaaatacaaaaacagaaaaaaagaTTGATCATGCCAATTATAATAGATAGCAGAATTGGACCAACCTTATCGTTTGTGGCACAATCTGTGACAGGCAACACACCAAAAAGCATTTCACAGCTAATACTGAAAGGATAGAAGATTGTCAAGACTTGAAAAGGCTATTGGAAATAAATGAAGCAATAGACTGGACAGCAGACTCCTCGGCATCATTTTGAGTAGCTTCAGTTGCTTGAAGATGCTTCTTAGCAATTTTAAAGGAGTGATCTCCTCCATCAATCACATGCAAGTCATTAATAGACTTCATCCTTTTCCGAACAGATTTCAACTTATCCAGAGGGCATAACCCATCTTTGCTACCCTTCAACACCACCACAATCCCCCAAAAACCACGAAATCATCAACTTAATTGTCAAGATATACATCACAATATTCTCACAAATCACAATAACAAATGATTTTTACCACTTAATTAGCACAATAACCTGGTCATGGAGGCAATAAGTCAATAACTAAGAAACTGGTACCTGCACAAACATGACAGGAACTGTGAGCTGAACCAATATCTCATCTCGTATAGCTCCTTTCGATCCCTGAGAGAACAAGTGTTATTAAATGTTATGCGACTTGTTTCCTAAAAAAACATGAGTTACATTCTTCATAAAACTATCATGATTCATCATCTGGACCTACGTCAAGTGCAAGTCATTAATATAATGGTTATCCAGATGAAAAGTTAAAGGTAAACCTTCAATGGGTATCCCAAACAGACTATTGCTGATGCAGAAATATCCGATTGACTTGCTACCATGCAGCTAACTCTACATAAAATTCAAAAGGATTATTTAGAAACCCCCTGTAATCGAGAGAGATGCAACTAGTCTCCGATTATTTTATCTTATTACTTCAAAGTAACTTCACTGTTGTATCAATAACTATGAACAACCTGTTTCTAACATTTTACCCAAGTTCTAAATAAACAAGGAAGTCGAACTCAAATGGAACTTGAACTAAGTTTTACAACAGAACCTCGTAGAGATCAAATAGATTATCATGATTTGCAATTTAGAATTTATACATCAACTAAGCATCACAACCAGAGAAACCAGTAGTCGCAAAAGTAGAACAAAATATAGGTATGCAAGAGACATCATCAATCATCACCTTGCGCCCATAGATTTTCCGGCCAAAATTAGTGGATGATCAGGGTATCTATCAACTGCCTTTCTAACAACATCGGCATGAAAATCCACTAGCCGTTCTGCCTTTGGAGGAACTCCTTTCTTTCCACAGGCCAAATCTATCATAACATAAATTTTCCTTAACTCATGAGTCGTGACAGCTTCAACGTGTCTAATAAATCAAAAACTGATAAACTGAAATCAAACTTGTGAAATCCTTTCGGAAAAGAAAGAGTTTGAACTCACAGGGATAGTCAAATGTAACTACTTCAACAGCTTGCAAAGCCTTTCCTAACATCTCTTTCCATCTGTACAACAACATATAGTTTTCTCAACTCTACTATTACTGTCAGATGAATATAATGTACACTTCAACACTTgtatataataatttaatatatttccaaaATTTTGCACAAAGTATTAATTTAAGAATGCATGAAAAAATCATGGGTCGATCAGAGTAATTAACGTTTGATTTAGGTTCTTATATGCAGCCGTTGTATATATAGTTTTCCTTCTTGCATTAGGAAAGAAAACCGGACGGACTACTGAATGCTCTATTGAAGCATGAAAATCGAAACCTGATGGCGTTTGCAGCTTAAATTTCAGCATAGAATTACCAATTCAAGAAACCAAACCATAATTGTATTAGGTTATTTATAACCCTAACTTTCTTAAATTTTCTTAGTCAAAATCTGTATAGTTAATCCATAATCCAccaattttcaaattaatttccatagcgcgtaataatttcaactaattaaCCACAATCTTAAGCAAAATTGGAGAGATTAAATTGAGAAAAAGAGAAAACCTGATCATCCAATCGGAAGAGGAAGGCGCACCAGCACCGTGAGCGAAGACGACCAGCGGAGACAAATTCTTGAGATTTGACGATACAGCGGTGTCGCTTTGAGCCTCTGGATGGTCAGTACGACGGCGTTTTGACGACGGGAGTGAATCCGCCATAGTTGCTGAGTTGAATTCTCGGAAAGCAAAACGTAACTGAAAGGAAACGAAATGCCCTAGCAAAAATtaatttgggaatttttaattttcgCGCCAAATGGAATAGCGTAACTGGACAACGGCCTACTGAAACCAAATTAAGCCATTCTTATTAAGCCATTCTTAATTTGCATATTTCTTGTGGCCTATGGGGCTGTGCCTGGTTGGGCTTTCTACTTTATTTTACTCTACCCTAACATGCCATTTTCAGAAGTGCGTTTTTTTCACTTTAATTTCAACTGTTGATCgtatatttaatttgtttgaaCATCTAACTTATGTGGACTATTATGAATTAGTTAACAACTTAACTTATCAGaacttatttttcataaaattgtAAACAGAAGTCGAAATCAACATAACCTGAATGGGTGTTATGGTAAAGTTATAAGGGAAATTTGAGTAATTAACCCTACTGAATATACTATTTGATGCGTGTAACTTGATAAAAAGTGAGTAGATTGGAAGAACATGCTCGTTCAAATTCTATTACAACTTGATCTTAAGGGGCATTAGACATTAGTCCCTCCCATATGATAATAATAGAACCTTATTTCTTTTTTCAAAGTACCACGGTTTGGCAAGACACGATTACTTGAAAACCTTACCTATTATAATAACTCTTTTTCTTGTGATATATGTTGTCCATGTGTTAATTTAGTAAGGTTAGTGGGGTGTGGTTATTGTCTAGGATTTCTTCTCCTTACCCCACTAAATAGGGGTGTAGGATGCTCACAAGATTCATGTCTATGAGAGCATTATgatactttatttcattcaaaagTGTATAGTACGTAGTTTATCTTGATTACTTCAATATCGATCTCAAATATATCCAATAAGTTTATCTTCATTATTTCAATATCGATCTCAATGTCTATGATAAGTTTATCTTGATCATTTCAATATCTCCCCTCCTATATGCTTTTAATTGGTTTATTTATGTTTATCTATCTACTATGAACCTTTTCCTTTTATATATATCACTCGTACATTTTTTTTGTCACTTTTAACTCACCTTATTCACACTCCTGCAAAGTGAATTTCAAAACTAAGCCTTTTAAAAAGAACTCTTCTTGCCCATGTTAATTCGCTAACTATATAATACACTTTTCTTCAATCAATACGCATGTTCCAAAGagataaaaaaattcaaattatcAAAACAAAAAGTTCCATGATTGGTTCCTTGATAAGCtattgtttttgaagattttcaaCACAAGAGAGAATCAAAAGACCACATACATTGATACAtgaggaagtacaaatacatatctgatatatatgcgcaaatacatatcagaacaaaagacaaaataggaaaaaggacaaaaaaaaaattaatggtacttttctaaacacaaatggtacttttttttacagaatggtatttTTTtatacagaatggtactttttttacatgaatggtacttccttttttgtcttttagctatttgtcttttagttgatatgtgtgtttccacacatatcagatatgcgaaaaaacgCTCCCTTGATACATGCTCATCTACTACAAAGAATGCAACAAAGTCTTGGTTAAGATTGTTGAAAATAATTGAAGATTGAAATGGCATGTGattaggggtgtcaaatcggatcaacggatcgggtttgggtcggactcatcggattcgggttgaaacggatcggattggaacggattaatttggctaacgggtcggatcggatcggattgaaaACTTAACGGACCGGATCGGGTCGAATTTTTTATtcacggattcatatcggatcgggttgtaaacgggtcgGATTGTAGTCGGTTTGGGTCGGATCGGGTCGGATTGGAATACGACGGATTGTTAACGGGTTTAGTCGGACTATAACGGGTTCGGGTTCATGTcggtcggattcatatcggatcggattcatttcgggtcggattcatatcggatcggattcatttcggatcggattcatatcggatcggattaatCGGTAATAGACTAAAACGGGTTGGATTGAAACTAATTTAGCCTGGTTACATTGGATTCAGTTTTATATTGGTTCGGGTAATTATCGGATCGGGTTATTTGGTAGCGGGTTGGAATTTGGGTCAATTCGGTTCCAAATTATATATTCATATCGATGACTTAATTAGGGGACGAAAataataactaacttttaaaagtaataagaatttaagattagtaatataagttattgaatatattattatatCGATGAGTTGGAATTAGTTCGGATTAAACAGGTCACGGAttaaaaacggatcggattaaacgggtcatgggttgaaacgggtcggattaaacgggtcacagattaaaaacggatcggattaaacggaTATTCCTCGGGTTGGAACGGATTCGGATTTAAACGGATCGGATCATAAACGGGTTTCGGATCGCTTCGGATCGGATTAAATGGATCCGGATTGTCACGGATCGGTCTGTTAACGGATTCGGATCTTAATCGGATCAATACTAACGGGTTGGGTCGGATTtgggttgaatataatcggatcggatcggatttcggattttaactcgcgggttctaaacggttcggattctaaacggTCGGACAAACCCATCGGGTTTACTGGGTCGGATTGAGAATTGACACCCCTACATGTGATGACAATAAAAGAGGTTGACCCACAAATGTCAGGCTTTAACATATTTATGAGTCTATCTTTCATCTTTGTGGAGTAAAATTGTCAAAAATTGATACCATTTAGAGTGTGTAGTCTCAGACCTCTTATCTTAACCTAAACTGGCAAAAAGTGGGCTGTGAAATTATCTCAAGCAAAAGCAAGTGAAATTTTGTAGCGTATCAAATCATGACCCCTGtttatatttccttatattGTCAATTTTTGTATACCACCAAGTCTACTGCTAGTTTGTTTTTTGGAGTCTATATTATCTTATTGTTGTTTTTGCATGGTTGCATTCTTGCATGTGGGCCTAAAGTATTTATTGACCCATTCATGTGCAATTGTGCACTcttaattcaattttttttttatctttttttttcatACATTTTGATACAAATGGTAGTGGTACGGTAAAGGTAAAAACCTTAATGTGTGTAAGTGTACTTGATACTCAAATTGTTGTTAAGGTAttgtatacggagtacttcgtatgTAATACACTAATACTTCGTATgtacatactccgtatatgtgtAAGTAGTTGTGTGAAACTTTGCTCCAATCTTTCAATTTATGCAAAACGGCCGAGTTTAGAGATCGATACAATACATTATTATCCGATGTCCACGAGGTCGAAATTGATTATCTCAAACCAGTTGTGCATAGGTTTAAGTTGTATGCATGAATTGTACGATGATAAATCAAAAATTGTTGCAAGAGTGGCACaatcaattttatttttccGCGTTTTTCAACAAGGAGAACTAAAGATCTTGAACAGTTCGCGACATAATTGGTCCAGTATTTGCGGTCAGACACTTAGGAGTAGCCTCAGATCGACCGATAAAATCTAAGGTACGTAAAAATCTTACCAAATCTTACTTTAATAGAGACACGCCAAATGAAGTGCCTACAACAGTGTAAGTAAGAGAAAAAGTGTGATACTTGTAACAATTACAAGTCAAAATATTTTAAACCCTTGTAATTGGTTATCTATTCGTCTACTTATTTGTAGCAACATTTTCCTTATACACTAGCATAATCCATACACTAACTTAAACTTATACAATCATGTCTATGATTAACATTAATGTATTTAATTATTTGTCAACCTTATTTAGTTATATTGCGTTTAGCATGCATTATGGCTAGATTTGAGAGAGAGTTGACTGTTGAGGAAGTCTTACTGTATTAGtcaagaaaagggaaaacgtTCCGAATCATCCAATAGTCACTTGATCAAAAGAGTTACATAAGCACCATCATAATAATGCCGTCACCATTACATataaagtacggagtatatatatacctagaggtgtcaaatcggatcaacggatcgggtttgggtcggactcatcggattcgggttgaaacggatcggattggaacggattaatttggctaacgggtcggatcggatcggattgaaaacttaacggaccggatcgggtcggattttttattcacggattcatatcggatcgggttgtaaacggggcGGATTGTAGTCGGTTtgggtcggatcggatcggattggaatatgacggattgttaacgggtttagtcggactagaacgggttcgggttcatgtcggtcggattcatatcggatcggattcatttcgggtcggattcatatcggatcggattcatttcggatcggattcatatcggatcggattaatCGGTAACAGACTAAAACGGGTTGGAATGAAACTAATTAAGCCTGGTTACATTGGATTCAGTTTTATATTGGTTCGGGTAATTATCGGATCGGGTTATTTGGTAGCGGGTTGGAATTTGGGTCAGTTCGGTTCCAAATTATATATTATCATATCGATGACTTAATTAGGGGACGAAAATAATAACCAACTTTTAAAAGTaattaataagaatttaagatcagtaatataagttattgaatatattattatatCGATGGGTTGGAATTAGTTAGGATTAAACAGGTCA
This Spinacia oleracea cultivar Varoflay chromosome 6, BTI_SOV_V1, whole genome shotgun sequence DNA region includes the following protein-coding sequences:
- the LOC110786371 gene encoding uncharacterized protein isoform X2, producing the protein MADSLPSSKRRRTDHPEAQSDTAVSSNLKNLSPLVVFAHGAGAPSSSDWMIRWKEMLGKALQAVEVVTFDYPYLACGKKGVPPKAERLVDFHADVVRKAVDRYPDHPLILAGKSMGARDRKELYEMRYWFSSQFLSCLCSKDGLCPLDKLKSVRKRMKSINDLHVIDGGDHSFKIAKKHLQATEATQNDAEESAVQSIASFISNSLFKS
- the LOC110786424 gene encoding uncharacterized protein yields the protein MVSSKLQKPTNEEHKFTQKISEVTAWGNRMLGHKQQEHQAVAKHCTTCKCPAPKDTKPTCTHIQKREHASTVAAKDMKSSAYTETKKKEKEGHPSTVHKDAKHTSCIELKKKEKQQTTNVQTKDSEQPVGAEMKKTDKKEQHAKGNTTNTLSKKVHKDEPTNHWFSSMADHWKEKIMMMKKAKEGKSKDSSSTSDSDSEEESCGIIKTDKRHYQGTKTSSK
- the LOC110786371 gene encoding uncharacterized protein isoform X1 encodes the protein MADSLPSSKRRRTDHPEAQSDTAVSSNLKNLSPLVVFAHGAGAPSSSDWMIRWKEMLGKALQAVEVVTFDYPYLACGKKGVPPKAERLVDFHADVVRKAVDRYPDHPLILAGKSMGARVSCMVASQSDISASAIVCLGYPLKGSKGAIRDEILVQLTVPVMFVQGSKDGLCPLDKLKSVRKRMKSINDLHVIDGGDHSFKIAKKHLQATEATQNDAEESAVQSIASFISNSLFKS